A single window of Bacteroidota bacterium DNA harbors:
- a CDS encoding isoaspartyl peptidase/L-asparaginase, with protein MKKNYRLILVLGIQLISFSTICAQDKNIVFMIHGGAGTILKKNMTPEKEKEYTDKMEEAVTLGYKILINGGSGLDAIESAIKILEDSPLFNAGKGAVFTHDKRNELDASIMDGKTLKAGAVAGVTTIKNPITAARSVMENSPHVLMVGKGAEKFAREQNLVLVDPSYFKDEKRLEQLKKLQEKEQKSKGLKDGSGYVLPLELKDYKYGTVGAVALDSHGNLSAGTSTGGMTNKKYGRIGDSPIIGAGTYANNKTCAVSSTGHGEYFIRSVVAHDISAMMEYKGYSVDEASNEVINKKLINIGGDGGVIALDSQGNYSMTFNTDGMFRAVIDKDGKMFIKIYKD; from the coding sequence ATGAAAAAAAATTATAGGCTAATCCTTGTCCTTGGAATACAGTTAATTTCATTTTCAACTATATGTGCCCAGGATAAAAACATTGTTTTTATGATACATGGTGGTGCAGGTACTATCCTAAAAAAGAACATGACTCCAGAAAAAGAAAAAGAATATACTGATAAAATGGAAGAGGCAGTTACACTTGGATATAAAATTTTAATAAATGGTGGTTCAGGACTTGATGCAATAGAATCTGCAATTAAAATACTTGAGGATTCTCCATTGTTTAATGCAGGTAAAGGTGCAGTTTTTACCCATGATAAAAGAAATGAACTTGATGCCTCGATAATGGATGGAAAAACGTTAAAGGCAGGAGCTGTTGCGGGTGTTACTACCATTAAAAATCCAATTACCGCAGCGCGTAGTGTAATGGAAAATTCTCCTCATGTGTTAATGGTGGGTAAAGGCGCAGAAAAATTTGCCAGGGAACAAAATTTAGTTTTGGTTGATCCTTCTTATTTTAAAGATGAAAAGCGACTTGAGCAGCTAAAAAAATTGCAGGAGAAGGAACAAAAATCAAAAGGCTTAAAGGATGGCAGTGGTTATGTTTTACCCCTTGAATTAAAAGACTATAAATATGGAACCGTTGGAGCTGTTGCACTTGATAGCCATGGAAATCTTTCTGCCGGAACTTCAACTGGAGGAATGACAAATAAAAAGTATGGAAGGATTGGAGATTCTCCAATAATAGGTGCTGGAACATATGCCAACAATAAAACATGTGCAGTTTCATCAACAGGCCATGGCGAGTATTTTATTCGCTCAGTTGTGGCACATGATATTTCAGCAATGATGGAATATAAAGGTTATTCTGTAGATGAAGCATCAAATGAAGTAATTAACAAAAAGCTTATCAATATAGGGGGAGATGGAGGAGTAATAGCACTTGATAGCCAGGGTAATTATTCCATGACTTTTAACACTGATGGCATGTT